TTCGGTATACATTGATTTTATAATACAAAGGTCATCTACAACACCTGCCGTATGGGGGAAAAGTTCACTCACCCAGGCTCCGGATTGACCATGTTGTTTAAAATCGAAAATGGACTGCACCAAGGGAAAAGTGCTTTGCGAAGTTACCATTCCAGAATTACGCTGCGTTCCCCTAACCGAATCAGGTATTTCCTGACCATGCCATTTTGCCAAGGAAGGTTTATAGTCAAACGTTTCTATTTGAGACGGACCACCACTTTGAAATAAATAAATAATGCGCTTTGCCTTGGCGGGAAAATGGGTTCCGCCCAATGCCCCTCCATTGGCATTTACCAACGAAGGCCTTTTAGAAACCAACAAATCATTAGCAAAAGATTCCGTTGGTCCTAAAAGACTAGACAGTGCAATGGATCCAAACCCCAAGGACGCTTTCTTTAAAAACCCCCTACGGGTATCTTCAAACTTTTTTTGTTCATGAATATCTCTCATAATCTTCTTCTTATCTTATGGTGAATCCTTCGGTAGTATTCATAATTCCGTTAATAACCGTTGCCAATGCCGCTACTTTAACAGGATCGGAGGTGTTTTTAATTTTGGTTTCGCCCATATTCAAATAGGCGATCGCATCTTCTTTATTGTTCGAAAAGCGCTCTAACTCTTCGTCAAGAAATTTCTTTAAAATCGATAATTCTTCTTTTGAGGTCTTTCGTCCTGTACTCAACTGAAATGCCTTCTTTAACTGTAGTTCTTTATTTTCTTCAACCTCATCAATCAAACTTTCGGCAAGGACATATGAAGCTTCTATATATTGGGGATCGTTCAAAAGCACTAATGCTTGTAATGGCGTACTGGTCTCCCTTCTTTTAACCGTACAAACACTACGGTCTCCGCCATCAAAAATCTGCATAGACGGTGGTGCCGAGGTTCGCTTCCAAATCGTATATAGACTTCTTCGGTATAAACCCTCCCCTGGCTGCTGTTTGTATTTGTAACGCCAAGGTTTGTTGCTGATTTCGTCCCAAAGCCCTTCTGGCTGATAGGGGTAAACACTTGTTCCTCCAATTTTTGAAACTAATAGCCCACTGATAGCCAATGCATTGTCCCTGACCATTTCTGCGGTCATACGCATATTAGGTCCTCGCGCCAATAGAATATTGTCCGTATCGATCTCCAACAATTCCGGGGTTAGTTCAGAGCTTTGCCGGTAGGTAGCAGACACAACGATTAACTTTTGTATTTTCTTGATATCCCAACCCGAATCCATAAACTCTACGGCAAGCCAGTCCAATAGCTCAGGATGCGAGGGCAAACTACCCTGGTTGCCAAAATCATCAGAAGTGGCCACCAACCCTTGTCCAAAATGCATTTGCCATAAGCGGTTCACAAAAACTCTGGCTGTTAACGGATTGTTCTTATCGAACAACCATTTGGTCAACCCTAATCTATTTCTTGGCAAATCTTCACTAAAAGGCATTACCGCTTCGGGCACGTCTGGCTGCACTTCTTCCGTAGGAGCATCGTACATCCCACGATCAAGAATATAAGTAGGTCTGGGCTTTGGCAAATCTCCCAAAACCATAATCTCTTTTATAGGTTCCAGTTCATCAAGCTGTTTTTCCCTTTGTTCCTTCAACTTAATTCTTGTCCTTTCCGTTTCCTTGTCTATACTCAGATAATAGAAATCGGTAAGTAATCCCTTTTCACTACTTTTTACTCTACCCATTGCCGCTTTTGGGGCTATGCTGTAAAGCACTTCCAAATCCGATAGTTGCCGGTTATAAATCCTGAGATTATCCACACCGCCGTCTTTAAAAGATTTGAACTTTCCACTTACCCCTACAGTGAAACCGTTAAATGCGTAGTTATGCGCATTTTTCTTGAACAGTATAGATTTATACAGGTTGTCTATTTCAATTTCTACCGGCACCTCTTTCCCGTTTACGTAAATATGGACCCCATCCGCTTTGCCCAACCCATCATAGGACACGGTTACGGAGCTCCATTCTTTCTCAGGTATAGATTCCTCCGTTTTTACTTGAATGGCATTGGATGGCCAGGAACGCGCAATTATAAACTTAAGCCTGTTATTCTCTAGATGCATGGAATACCCTTTTAGCCCTTGCCTAACTTCTTCGGAATGCGTAAAAATTGCGGCCTCTTCATAGTTTCTGTCCGGCTTAACGGCTATGGAAACGGTGAAAGGATCGGATTGATCAAACCATCCTACTTTTCCGGGCATCCTCATAGTGGTATAATCACCAAGAAACACAGCTTTTCCGTTTATCCCATTCTCAATTATAGGCTCTTTAATGGTTACCGACTGTCCATCACCTCCACTATTTTCAGTACTGAACGATTTCTTATCCTCTGATGAAAACGAATCAAAATTTAAACTTGCCTGCAATCCTTTTTTCAAGCTTTTTTGCAACACTGTCTCCAGAACCAATGGTTTTTTAGACCAAGTACGCATCTCCTCCGGTGTTTCCTTTTCAACAGATATCAATTGTTTTTGTGTTAGATCGATATCCCTATCAATAAACTCCAACACCTCTTTTTGTTCGTCATTGGTCAATAAAAGTGAAGGTCCAGGTACTTGACCCGGCCCATACACTGGTGTCCCAATTTCATTTGTACTATTGAAAAATGCAAAAAGCTCATAATGGTCTTTTTGGCTGATCGGATCATACTTATGATCATGGCATCTAGCACATTCTACACTTAACCCTAAAAATGCTTTTCCAACAGCCAGGGTGCGATCCGCCACATACTCTACTCGGTATTCCTCAAAAACAATTCCCGCTTCAGAGTTCTTTTTATGTAACCGATTAAAGGCCGTTGCTAAAATACTTTCCTGCGATGGGTTTTCTATAAGGTCTCCCGCTAATTGCCAGGTTATGAACTGCTCGTACGATATATTTTCATTAAACGCCTTTATGACCCAATCCCGATACGGACTAAAATCGCGATGTTTATCATCCAAATACCCATCACTATCCGCATAACGAGCAACGTCCATCCACTCGGCAGCCATGCGTTCTCCATAGGCAGGTGAAGCCAAAAGGCGATCTACCACTTTTTCATAAGCATCCGGCGATGTGTCATTTACAAAATCCTGAATTTGCAACAAGGTTGGTGGCAACCCTACTAAGTTGAAACTGAGGCGGCGAATGAGATGTTCCTTTGAAGCTTTTTGTGAAGGACTTAAGCCTTTACCTTCCAATTTGGCCAAAACAAATTGGTCAATAGTATTATTTGGCCATTCCTTATTCACTATGTTCGGAACACCTTCTTTTTGCGGTTTTATAAAAGACCAATGCGGCTTGTACTCCGCTCCTTGCTCAATCCACTTTGTGATGGTGGCTATTTCATTTTTGCTAAGTGTAATATTAAACTCTGGCGGCGGCATTGTGATATCCGGATCAGTAGATAAAATACGCGTAACAACTTCGCTCTTTTCCGGTTTATTAGGAACAATAGGATGCTTTCCCGAACCTTCTAAAGCCTCATATGCACTTTCTGCAATATCTAAACGAAGGCCCGCTTTTTGATTTGCCATATCCGGTCCGTGACAAGCAAAACACTTATCGGACAAAATAGGTTTAACATGGTAATTGAAATCTATTTTCTCTGGCAATCCAGCCATTGCCTCTTCAATTTCCTCAGGTGCATTCCATCCACAACTGTGTAATAACATGATGCAGAGTACAGAAAAAAATCTCGATAAGAATCGCATTGGTTTTGGAATTTTCATCAATATACAACCCTGTTTTAACTGTTAATGAGTTAAAAAACAGTTTCGTTAACTGTTAATAATTTTAATTATCTTTAAAAAATACCTTCTTTGAGGCCATGAATACCAAGGATTACCACACGTATATCAACAAAATTATTTCCAGCAAATCTTTTGGCAATTCAACCACTTATGCCAATTTGCTCAGGTACCTCGTTCAATGCACTATAGAGGAAGACGTGCCAAAAGAAACCACAATTGCCACAGAAATATTTGGAAAAAAGGAATTTGACCCTTCTCAGAGTACACTCATTAGGGTTTACATTTATAATCTTAGAAAAAAACTGAGAACATACTACCAAAAGGAAGGGATAGAAGACCAGATTATTCTGCGCATTCCAAAGGGGGGTTATAAAGTAGAGTTTGATAGTAGAAAAAAAGAGCCCAAACCATCAAAAAAAATCATAACCAAAAAACAGCTTCTATTTTTAGTCTCATCAGTTCTCCTTTTATCAATTATCGGAAATTGGTTTCTCTGGACAAAAAATAGGCAGCCAAACCCCTTTTCAGAGTCTGTCCTATGGACCGAAATTTTCAATTCAAAAAAACCAATGATATTGGTATTGGGGGACCTCTTTATTTATCGTGAAATTAATACCACTACCCATAAAGAAAAGGTTATTCGTAATCCCTTTATTAATTCAGAAACTCAACTCTACGACTCCCTTCCTTCCTCGTTGAAAAATGAGTATGAACCTATGGAGTATAGTTTTCTAATTAGAAATAGTACCGAATGGGTAAAGGACATAAGTAAAGTTTTGACTTCAAAAGATAAAGACTTTAACGTACGTACGGTTTTACGTTTTAGCCCTAAAGAACTTCCTGAAAACGACTTTATGATTGTTGGAATGGCGAAGACCCTAGGTATTTTCAAAGATTATATCAACAAGACCAGCATAAATTACAATGCGGATACGGATAACTTTAATTTCAAGAACACCACAACCTTTTTTAAACCCAGTGGAGATGCCGAAACCTACCATAAGGACTACGCTTTAATTATAAAGGCGCCGGGACCAAACAATAATTCCATCTATGTTTTTGCGGGTTTGTGGGATACTGGTGCATCACAGAGCCTGAAGAACTTTACCAACCCCATATTGGTCCAGCAATTGGAAAACCGAATGAAAGCCGACTTAGGAAAAATACCTGCTTATTTTGAGGTCTTTATGGAAGTAAACGGTATTGACAGAATGGAACTGAGTTCAAAGATTCTTCATGTAAAAGAGTTGGAATTGGATTAAATACCTTTTAAACCATAAGCCGCATCGTTCCAACGCAGTTCTTGTTTAAAGCGGTACAGGTCAGTTTTTTCATCAATCAGCAGAAATTCCAAATCCATGATTTCTGCAAAATCCTCCAATGATTCTGCGGAAATATTCTGACTGTAACAAGTATGATGTGCTCCACCACCATAAATCCAAGCTGCAGCAGCCGTTTGAAGATCGGGTTTTGCCTCCCATAAAACTCTTGCCACGGGAAGGTTAGGCATATTTTCTTCTATTTCTATTGCTTCCACTTTATTGACCAGCATCCTAAATCTATTACCCATATCCACAACCGATGCATTCAAAGCATTTCCTGCGCCAGCGTTAAATACCAAACGTACCGGGTCTTCTTTACCGCCAATACCAAGGGGATGAATTTCACACGAAACATCTCCTTTAGCAATGGACGGGCAAATTTCTAACATATGAGAACCAAGTACCGACGTGTTAGCGGGGTTAAAGTGATACGTATAGTCTTCCATAAAACTATTACCGCCTTCTAGACCTGCCCCCATAACTTTCATAGTACGCACAAGTGCTGCCGTCTTCCAGTCGCCTTCGCCACCAAAGCCATAACCACTTGCCATTAGCCGTTGAGTAGCAATACCCGGTAATTGCTTCATACCATGTAAATCCTCAAAAGTATCGGTAAAAGCGGTATAACCACCTTCCTCAAGAAAAGCCCGCATTCCCAACTCTATCCGCGCAGCATCCATTAAAGAATTGCGCATACTTCCATCGGCTTTAATTTTAGCTGCCATGGTATAAGAATCCTCATATTCTTGCATCAAAGCATTTATTTCAACAGCGGAAACCTCATCGATAAATTTTACCAAATCACCTACGCCATATCCATTAACCTCATAACCGAACTTCATTTGAGCAGAAACTTTGTTTCCCTCGGTAACTGCTACTTGACGCATATTATCCCCAAAACGGGCTACTTTCATTTTTTTAGAATCAGCAACGGCTGAGACCACACGACACCAGTCAGCTACCTGCTGAATAACAGTTTCATTTTGCCAATGACCCACAACCACCTTTCGATTCAACCGCATCCTGGAAGCCAAAAATCCAAATTCCCTACCACCATGTGCAGATTGATTCAGGTTCATAAAATCCATATCAATGGCATTCCAAGGAATGTCCCGATTGTATTGGGTATGCAGATGCAAAAATGGTTTCTGAAGAGCCTGTAGGCCCGTAATCCACATTTTGGCAGGAGAGAAAGTGTGCATCCACAGAACCAAACCTACGCAAGTATCAACATGGTTCGCTTCTTTACATAGTGCACTGATTTCTGTAGCCATTTTTACTACAGGTTTGAAAATCACCCTAACGGGAACACGTTTATTCGCATTATAGTAATTAGCAATTTCAAGGGAATGCTCCGCAACTTGTGCCAGTGTTTCCGGTCCGTATAGATGTTGGCTTCCTGTTACGAACCAAACTTCATCATTTGAAATATCTATCATTGTAGTAATGCTCTGTAAATTATAAACTCAATGCACTGAAAGAAATCATGATATACACCACTATCAGAAGTACAATAACCGAAGTGATTATATCCCATATGTTGTAGCTCGATTTACCTTCTTCTTTTTGCTCCGCAGATACACTCCCAAAAGTCAACCCTGCCAATTGAGCCTGCGATGGCGCCGGATAGAACATACTTACTACAACTGCAATGGCAATACAAAGCGCAAAAAAGTAAGCGCCAAAAACCAACCAATTAATATCTGCAAGCTTGAACATTAAACTATCCTGTGCCAAGCTAGACTTTACTATTTCTAGCGTAAGTTTTGCAAAACCAATGATAAACCCACCTACCAAAGTTGCTATTGCTCCATTGGCATTTATACGTTTATAAAAAATACCCAATAAGAATACAGCCGCTATAGGTGGTGAGATGTAGGCCTGTACATTCTGCAGGTACTCGTATAGCCCATCGGACAATGTGGTTATAATAGGAATCCATAAAAGTCCTAGTCCAACCACAAAAAAGGTTGCGATACGACCTGTTTTAACCAACTCTTCTTCTGGTTTTTGAGGTTTCAATTTTTTATAAATATCCAAAGTGAACAGTGTAGAGCATGAATTAAAGACCGAAGCCAAAGAACTCATTAATGCGGCCAGCAAACCGGCGGCCACCAAACCTCGTAATCCCGAAGGCATTAAATTACTCATCAAAACAGGAAAGGCTTCATCTGGGCTATCCCAATGCAATTTTCCTTGCATTTTCAACCCTAAAGCAACAACACCCGGAATGAGAAACAAGAATACCGGCATCAATTTTAAGAGGGCTCCAAAAATACTTCCTCTTCTACCTTCCTTAATATTTTTTGCGGTTAGTACGCGTTGTACGATAACCTGATCCGTACACCAGTACCAAATACCCACTACCGTACTAGTGATGAACAAAGGTAACCACGGATAATCAGGGTCCGAGTTGGGTCGCCACATGTTAAAATAATCCGGACCAACGGTTGCTTTCAATTCTCCCCATCCGCCAACAGCATCAAGCCCTAAATAAGTTAAAATTCCTGCACCGAAAACCAAAACTATGGCTTGGATTGTTTCCGTGTACACCACAGCCCGCATTCCGCCTAGAACCGTATACAATCCTGTGAGTACAACTGTAGCCACAGCTCCAATCCAAAACGGAATGCCCAATAGAGCAGATACAACAACCCCTCCGGCATAAATGGTTACGGAGACCTTAGTTAGGATATATGCTATTAAGGATACTATGGAAAGGACCCATCTGGAACGGGCATCAAAGCGTTTTTCAAGAAATTCGGGCATGGTAAATACACCACTTCGAGCATAAAAGGGCAAGAATACCCAGCCCAACATCAATACTAACCATGCATGGAGCTCATAAATTAGCAAAGGCATTTTATCACCGGCACCATTACCGGCAAGACCTACAACATGCTCAGAACCAATATTGGATGCAAAAATAGAAGCACCCACCATAAACCAGCCTATGTTTCTTCCCGCTAAAAAATAATCTTCGGTATTTTTTTGTTTTTGCTTGATAACCCACCAGGCCACACCAAGTAATACAATAAAATATAGGGCAATAACGACCCAGTCCAGTGTATCTAATCCTTTCATATTTATTTACT
This genomic interval from Zobellia roscoffensis contains the following:
- a CDS encoding DUF1553 domain-containing protein; this translates as MLLHSCGWNAPEEIEEAMAGLPEKIDFNYHVKPILSDKCFACHGPDMANQKAGLRLDIAESAYEALEGSGKHPIVPNKPEKSEVVTRILSTDPDITMPPPEFNITLSKNEIATITKWIEQGAEYKPHWSFIKPQKEGVPNIVNKEWPNNTIDQFVLAKLEGKGLSPSQKASKEHLIRRLSFNLVGLPPTLLQIQDFVNDTSPDAYEKVVDRLLASPAYGERMAAEWMDVARYADSDGYLDDKHRDFSPYRDWVIKAFNENISYEQFITWQLAGDLIENPSQESILATAFNRLHKKNSEAGIVFEEYRVEYVADRTLAVGKAFLGLSVECARCHDHKYDPISQKDHYELFAFFNSTNEIGTPVYGPGQVPGPSLLLTNDEQKEVLEFIDRDIDLTQKQLISVEKETPEEMRTWSKKPLVLETVLQKSLKKGLQASLNFDSFSSEDKKSFSTENSGGDGQSVTIKEPIIENGINGKAVFLGDYTTMRMPGKVGWFDQSDPFTVSIAVKPDRNYEEAAIFTHSEEVRQGLKGYSMHLENNRLKFIIARSWPSNAIQVKTEESIPEKEWSSVTVSYDGLGKADGVHIYVNGKEVPVEIEIDNLYKSILFKKNAHNYAFNGFTVGVSGKFKSFKDGGVDNLRIYNRQLSDLEVLYSIAPKAAMGRVKSSEKGLLTDFYYLSIDKETERTRIKLKEQREKQLDELEPIKEIMVLGDLPKPRPTYILDRGMYDAPTEEVQPDVPEAVMPFSEDLPRNRLGLTKWLFDKNNPLTARVFVNRLWQMHFGQGLVATSDDFGNQGSLPSHPELLDWLAVEFMDSGWDIKKIQKLIVVSATYRQSSELTPELLEIDTDNILLARGPNMRMTAEMVRDNALAISGLLVSKIGGTSVYPYQPEGLWDEISNKPWRYKYKQQPGEGLYRRSLYTIWKRTSAPPSMQIFDGGDRSVCTVKRRETSTPLQALVLLNDPQYIEASYVLAESLIDEVEENKELQLKKAFQLSTGRKTSKEELSILKKFLDEELERFSNNKEDAIAYLNMGETKIKNTSDPVKVAALATVINGIMNTTEGFTIR
- a CDS encoding helix-turn-helix domain-containing protein, with amino-acid sequence MNTKDYHTYINKIISSKSFGNSTTYANLLRYLVQCTIEEDVPKETTIATEIFGKKEFDPSQSTLIRVYIYNLRKKLRTYYQKEGIEDQIILRIPKGGYKVEFDSRKKEPKPSKKIITKKQLLFLVSSVLLLSIIGNWFLWTKNRQPNPFSESVLWTEIFNSKKPMILVLGDLFIYREINTTTHKEKVIRNPFINSETQLYDSLPSSLKNEYEPMEYSFLIRNSTEWVKDISKVLTSKDKDFNVRTVLRFSPKELPENDFMIVGMAKTLGIFKDYINKTSINYNADTDNFNFKNTTTFFKPSGDAETYHKDYALIIKAPGPNNNSIYVFAGLWDTGASQSLKNFTNPILVQQLENRMKADLGKIPAYFEVFMEVNGIDRMELSSKILHVKELELD
- the araA gene encoding L-arabinose isomerase, whose product is MIDISNDEVWFVTGSQHLYGPETLAQVAEHSLEIANYYNANKRVPVRVIFKPVVKMATEISALCKEANHVDTCVGLVLWMHTFSPAKMWITGLQALQKPFLHLHTQYNRDIPWNAIDMDFMNLNQSAHGGREFGFLASRMRLNRKVVVGHWQNETVIQQVADWCRVVSAVADSKKMKVARFGDNMRQVAVTEGNKVSAQMKFGYEVNGYGVGDLVKFIDEVSAVEINALMQEYEDSYTMAAKIKADGSMRNSLMDAARIELGMRAFLEEGGYTAFTDTFEDLHGMKQLPGIATQRLMASGYGFGGEGDWKTAALVRTMKVMGAGLEGGNSFMEDYTYHFNPANTSVLGSHMLEICPSIAKGDVSCEIHPLGIGGKEDPVRLVFNAGAGNALNASVVDMGNRFRMLVNKVEAIEIEENMPNLPVARVLWEAKPDLQTAAAAWIYGGGAHHTCYSQNISAESLEDFAEIMDLEFLLIDEKTDLYRFKQELRWNDAAYGLKGI
- a CDS encoding sodium:solute symporter, giving the protein MKGLDTLDWVVIALYFIVLLGVAWWVIKQKQKNTEDYFLAGRNIGWFMVGASIFASNIGSEHVVGLAGNGAGDKMPLLIYELHAWLVLMLGWVFLPFYARSGVFTMPEFLEKRFDARSRWVLSIVSLIAYILTKVSVTIYAGGVVVSALLGIPFWIGAVATVVLTGLYTVLGGMRAVVYTETIQAIVLVFGAGILTYLGLDAVGGWGELKATVGPDYFNMWRPNSDPDYPWLPLFITSTVVGIWYWCTDQVIVQRVLTAKNIKEGRRGSIFGALLKLMPVFLFLIPGVVALGLKMQGKLHWDSPDEAFPVLMSNLMPSGLRGLVAAGLLAALMSSLASVFNSCSTLFTLDIYKKLKPQKPEEELVKTGRIATFFVVGLGLLWIPIITTLSDGLYEYLQNVQAYISPPIAAVFLLGIFYKRINANGAIATLVGGFIIGFAKLTLEIVKSSLAQDSLMFKLADINWLVFGAYFFALCIAIAVVVSMFYPAPSQAQLAGLTFGSVSAEQKEEGKSSYNIWDIITSVIVLLIVVYIMISFSALSL